From the Plodia interpunctella isolate USDA-ARS_2022_Savannah chromosome 5, ilPloInte3.2, whole genome shotgun sequence genome, one window contains:
- the LOC128670002 gene encoding deoxynucleotidyltransferase terminal-interacting protein 2: MDFIIDTAGDDELTLKTELNERDNFYREKENRTQSILDLLEKKKEELDKNKEAEENIQNKLKVLKIDTLFDKFFDDMKWSYSVVVKHKDKKKFRFEQLDVETGTLKSKLGSVDVEKEMQNSVLKPGIEKEHCLPNYNISDRRLKALRKKEREKNKGPDWYNLPAPEITEELKNDLQILKMRSALDPKHFYKKNDMEVLPKYFQVGKIMDSPLDHVNERLTRKERKRTMVDELLADAEFQKYNKKKYKEIVDDKRKREYRTFMKDKRKKNKAELKKSKLNVKKKAKSK, translated from the exons ATGGATTTTATAATAGACACCGCGGGGGATGATGAACTAACCTTGAAAACAGAATTGAACGAGCGAGATAATTTTTACAGAG aaaaagaaaacagaacTCAATctatattagatttattagaaaagaaaaaagaagaattggacaaaaataaagaagccgaagaaaacattcaaaataaattaaaagtactgaaaatagatacattatttgataaattcttTGATGACATGAAATGGAGCTATTCTGTTGTTGTAAAACATAAAGATAAGAAAAAGTTTCGCTTTGAACAATTAGATGTTGAGACGGGTACTCTCAAATCTAAACTGGGTTCTGTGGATGTAGAAAAAGAAATGCAAAATTCAGTGTTGAAGCCAGGAATTGAAAAAGAACATTGTTTACCAAATTACAATATCAGTGATAGAAGACTGAAAGCATTAAGAAAG aaagagagagaaaagaACAAAGGTCCTGATTGGTACAACCTGCCTGCACCTGAGATAACAGAAGAGCTCAAGAATGATCTGCAAATTCTTAAGATGAGGTCAGCATTGGATCCCAAACACTTCTACAAGAAGAATGATATGGAAGTCCTGCCCAAGTATTTCCag gttgGGAAAATTATGGATTCACCATTAGACCATGTCAACGAGAGATTGACTCGAAAGGAGAGGAAAAGGACTATGGTTGACGAGCTTCTAGCTGATGCCGAGTTCCAGAAGTATAACAAGAAGAAGTACAAAGAGATTGTTGACGACAAGAGAAAGAGGGAGTACCGGACCTTCATGAAAGATAAGAGGAAGAAGAATAAGGCGGAGTTAAAAAAGAGTAAACTTAATGTTAAGAAGAAAgctaaaagtaaataa